The window GTTAAcattctttctcttttctctaTTCCCTTGGCCTTTTTAttcttgggtgggtggtggtttatCACTGGGTTTTGTGTGATTTTTTTGTAAATAACGGGATATGAAGGGTGCTTTTGTGTATGATGTTGCTGGATAACggggagagaaggaggggggaaagagcGTTTTATATACCCTATAGACGGGCCTTGGCTTGACACGCAGAAAGCGAATGGCTTTATGGCTTAGGTATGGAGAGGCAAGATAATTGATATGAATTACTGCATCTGGTCTTCTTTCTCAATTTCATGGTATGCGACGTCCAATGATGTTCGCTGATGCCACGCAAACATCTGTCTTTTGCCCGACGTCTGAAGAGTTCAACTCAGGTACGTGTTTTATCCTTGAACGTGTTCCTGTGAATGTGATAGGCTGCTACCTGAACTTCGAACTCTTGACAGACGGATGTCATGGAGTTCGGCTTTAACACCATGACACCAGAGGTCTCTTCAATTTGATTTCTGAATTTACAACATGCCTAAGTTGAAGACATGAAGGGATTGGTAAATCCAACATCCTGCCCTGTTGTCAATTCACCCTTCAGTTTGGTACTTGACAGCTCCGTCACTTGACATCAAGCCCACGGGGCTGCAGGGCTCGGCTTTCCATCGTCGTGATGTAACTCGACATATCGTGTTCCAAGTTTCATGACCCATTGCCACCATTCTCGAAAAACACGGCTCAATATGTCCACAAACGTCACAAAGCCTTCAGTCTCGAGCACGACATATCCCAGAATGGACGTTTATACAAGCCAACTCCGACTTCGGCTTACACCACCACATGGCAAGGACCTCCATGTATAAGTCGATTACGTACAGCCACTTCAGCTGTTGATCTCGACTACAACCCTAACGATCAGCAATGTATCAGATCAGATGTTCCTGAGTAGCATTGATCGACAGCGGGAATAGTTGCAAGCTGGTGGTTATATGCAGGTTGCAACGTCTCCGTGCCGTTTCGTGGGGTAAAAGTCTTTGGTACTGGTCTGTTCAGCCGTGCTTGGGGGGCTCGGGGAACCTGGTTTTGAAGGTCATATAAAACAGGATTTCGGTGATAATTGCAGCAGCTGGATGGGTAGGACAGAAAAGGGGCAAAGGTAGGTGACACgggaagggaaaaagggGCCGTATGTTGCGGTCTGTTTGCAGCATGCAGTCGAGGATATAGGTATTCTCTGGTGACTTCGGGAACGGGAAGTGCCAAAATGTGATGTGTTGGTAGCCGGTGAGGCTTGCGGGGCTCGGCATTGGGTGTTCTAGTGTAGTCGCGAGAAGACATGGCGCGTGTAGGAGATATAAAACCCGCCGACGGGTGATGCACTTGGATATTTCTGATGACTGGTGCTCTCGAGTCCCATGTGCGAGTGTTGAGTTGATGGCGCCATCCGATGCTTGTTCGGTTTCCAGCGGCCGTTGAAAGGTCGGAGGGTCCACATTTTACGTGGGTGGATTCTGATGCCCCTCCAAGGCCGGGGAACCCCCTCTTCCGCTGGGAGCATGAGGTTGACCGGTGATCGGCGACGAATCGGATGGGGATCAGAGGCTTCGTTCCAGTTGATATTTGACCTGCAAAGGCAGAGGCCAAAAGCAGGTCGGCCTCACGTCAACCCGCCCACGCGGGCCATGGATGGGCAGAGCGTtgcagagaaagaaaaaaagtttGTGCAGGGCAGGCAAAGGAGTCGACGTTATTGGTTCTTGGCTTGCTAGTGGAGGGGTTCGGGTTCGGTGCTGGGGTAGGACAGGGATTCAAACTTCAGGTATCTGTCCATCATGTGCTGTGTTCTCAAGGGCGCATCTCTTCTTCACGGCAAGCCCTCAACCGGCTGCCGACCGAGCTGGCGTGCTTGCTGGCGGACGTTGATTTGGTGGCGAGTCCCAGGAGGGCGTTTATGTATGAAAAACGGGACTCGGGCGAATGCTGGGCACTCAATGGCAACGGCAACCCCTCGGCTGGGTCCCATGCTTTCCTCTTTTTGTTTCGTGGTAGTGGCATTCTCGGGCGCCCTTGGCCGGTCTTTGCGCCGTGACGATTACGGGGACTCATCTCGAATGACTCAGGCCCGCCAGCTTGTTTCGTCTCTTTAAGTATCCATGATCTACCCGTCCACCTAGATCTCCATTGTCCATATATTCCatatctacctacctaccaccTAGGCACCCCTCTTTGTTTCTTGCTGCTTCTCATCCCAACTTCAACAGGCACTTGTCCGCCAATTTATCAAGAATCTTCCCTGGGCTCCACGAATATTACCTAGAGTCTCTCTCCACAAGCTCTAGGTGTCTGGTCCCTCTCAGTTGCAAATCACAGTACACCTACTGCTCTCGGCCCACTCTACTTGCAGCTTAACTTCCTCCGTCGCACCTAAAGGCCGTTGCAAGGCATCCATCAAGCACCTCTTGATTCAACACCCCGCATCTCGTCCACCATGCCTATGTAAGTTTCCAGGTTTGACCCCATTGTTTTCCATGGAACATGGCAGCAGAACACAGCAGGACAGCTTTCCCTAGTGCCACGAAACACAAGACACAAATCCGGAAAACAATGGCTAACCGGGTAATTTGTGGTGTCGTAGGCTTAAGGATCCCTCCAAGAAGTACAAGAGGTTCCAACCTCTGAACCTCCCAGACCGTCAATGGCCAGACAAAGTCATCGAGAAGGCCCCAAGATGGCTGGCAACAGATTTGAGAGACGGCAACCAGAGTCTGGTTGACCCCATGGTATGTCTGGAGTCCGACTGCTAGACAACAGTTTGGCTAACGATGTTCCCTGCACAGAACGGTGATCAAAAATGGCGTTACTTCCAGATGCTCACCGAGCTCGGCTACAAGGAGATTGAAGTATCCTTTCCCTCCGCTTCCCAGACCGATTTCGACTTCACAAGACGTCTGATCGAGACCCCGGGCGCCGTACCCGACGATGTCTGGCTCCAAGTCCTGTCGCCCTGCAGAGAGGACCTCATTCGCCGCACAGTCGATTCGCTGAAGGGAGCCAAGAAGGCCATTGTCCACATCTATCTCGCTACCAGCGAATGTTTCCGGAGGGTTATCTTTGGATTCTCGGAAGATGAGAGCGTGGTTCTTGCTTCCAAGTGTGCGGCTCTGGTACGGTCACTGACCAAGGACGATCCGTCGCAGTCGGGTACCGAGTGGGCATTCGAGTTCAGTCCCGAAACTTTCTCGGATACCAGCCCAGAATTTGTTGTGAGGATCTGCGAGGCTGTCAAGGAGGCATGGGGCCCAACCAAGGAGAACCCCATCATTTTCAACCTCCCGGCAACCGTCGAGATGTCCACCCCCAACGTCTATGCCGACCAGATCGAGTACTTCTGCCGCAACATCTCCGAGCGCGAGAAGATCTGCGTGTCCCTTCACCCTCACAACGACCGCGGCTGTGCGGTTGCTGCGGCCGAGCTGGCCCAGATGGCAGGAGCCGACAGAGTAGAGGGGTGCCTGTTTGGCAATGGGGAGCGGACAGGAAACGTTGATCTGGTCACTCTTGCCCTCAACCTTTACACACAGGGCGTGACTCCCAACATCGACTTCTCGGACCTCCAAAAGGTCATCAAGACAGTGGAGGAGTGCAACAAGATCGAGGTTCACCCACGTGCGCCGTACGGTGGGTCTCTGGTGGTGTGCGCTTTCAGCGGATCTCACCAGGATGCTATCAAGAAGGGCTTCCAAAtccgggagaaggagggtaAGGAGTACGACGACCACTGGCAGATTCCTTACCTCCCTCTGGACCCCAAGGATATTGGTCGCGACTACCAGGCCGTCATCCGCGTCAACTCGCAGTCTGGAAAGGGCGGTGCCGCTTGGGTTATCCAGCAAAACCTGCATCTGGACCTCCCACGTGGTCTACAAGTCGCTTTCGCCAAGGTCGTACAGGCTATGGCGGAGCAAAAGGGTCGCGAGCTCCTTCCCACTGAGATTACTGACCTCTTCCGGGAGACTTACCACCTTGACAAGAACTCCCGCTTCAACATTGTTgactacaacatcaaccccgacCGTTCCGCCTCTCCCGCACCTCCAGCCCCCGGCAAGACCCAGGATACTAAGAATCTGATGAGAGTCTTCGAGGGTGTCATTTTGATTGACGGCAAAGAGTACAAGCTCCGCGGCCGTGGCAACGGTCCGATCTCCAGTGCCGCAAACGCTCTCCGAACCATTGGTATTGACTTGGATGTCCAGGACTACAAGGAGCATGCTGTCGGTCGGGGACGGGAAGTCAAGGCGGCAACATTCATCGAGTGCGTGGCCCCGGGTGTGGAAGAGAAGGTTTGGGGAGTGGGCATCCACGAGGATGTAGTCCAGAGCTCGCTGATTGCGCTGCTTAGTGCTGCCAGCAACGTAAGTGAAGTTGATGTACACCAAGTCATTGATAGTGAGAAGCTAACGCATTATTTGCAACAGTTTGCCAGCAGCCGCCATGGGAGCCCTATTATTCCCAAGCAGACTCTTACCAATGGCGGCCTCCAAGTTCCGGACATGCAGTCCCTGGAGCACAAGGCCGAATAAGATGCCAACAAACGGGGCATGGGCAAAGACTGAGCAACGAGCGAAGACATGACTTGACACGACAGGCCTTGATTTTCACATGAGTTTATGCAGAGAGGATGAGAAAATTTGCTTCATGACATCTCCTTGATCATCACCCTTTTTCCAACATTGTTATCGGCACTTAGTGGTGTTTGTTTGCAGTTATCTTAGCCGGGGGGTAACATGGGTGCATCACGGTTCGAAAAAAAAGGGGCTTTGGGAGTGGTTTACTTAATACCGAaattttgggggttgggggttgctgaGACAAGTATTCGGTGAAAAGTTATGGTTTTATTTCATGGCTGAGCTTCATGGCTTTATATCATGGTACTTGGTGATTATTCTGAGAAATCGATTCAATGAAATCTTCAGAGACATCTGGAGTTAATTTATGCGCCATGCCAGGTTCAGACGCGGGGTGTGTTCGGGAATTTATCGTTTCATTGATCGCACTCATAGATCCATACCTATCTATATTCAGAGACCAGCATTGTTTCTGTTGGGCCAGTCTTATGTTGGTGTTGCGAATGTCAGACAGGTGGGTAAACCAACAAGGCTCTGAAAGAGAAAGAGTCAGTGGTTGCCTTGCCCAGCCATGGGCGACCCTGATTggtgggtttgaggaggcgcAGAAGTGTCTAGAAGCAGTTCCATTCAAAACAAACGGCCCTGCAGGGCTGAAGAAAtggatgttttttttttattaacACGTGAAGGCCTTTTTCAAGACATGCTGATCCTTGACACAGGTGTCAGAAAGTAATTCTAGCATCGGTAAAACTTCAACAAAGCATGACAGGTCAGAAAGGAGTTGTGTAAGGCAAGGGTACTGACAGCAGAATCTAGAATCACAGTCTTCTTTGGGCATGCTGTTTTGAAGGGGTCGGCTCTTGCTCCCTATCAGGCTGCCAGGCTGCATGACAGAGGGGAGAGCCCCATTCCTGTCGCCTTGCAGATTGAAGAGATGGTCAGTGCTCTCGTGTCTAGCGAGGGGCAGCCCCGCCTAGAAACGTGTGCACCAAGGTTTTTGACACTGGGCTACCCTCCTGAGAACACTGCAAAAGTGCGGGGCTCCATATGGGTTCAGAGTCTGGCCGCACAGTGCGGGGTCAGGACCATGGCAACAAGAACGTTCATTCACGTTGAGCGTCCACCGCTTATATTATGTAGAGCAAAGTAGAAACTGGTAGTGGTCTAGTCCAGAGTTTGGTTGCTGTCTGCTGTCTGCCCTGCATCaactccccatcatcttcttccttttccaGTGACCGCTTCTCCTTGTCTTCCTCGATCACATCCTCGACAGAGACTAGCAGCTCGTTGGCAAATACCCAGGACAGTTTTTTGTGTGCTGTCTCGCAACCAACTCGTCTACATTCGACACACTCCTTTGCGTGCCACTCGTCTCTGCCTAGCAGCCATACAGCGACTTTTCTCGGTTCCCGCATCCAACAGCTCTTCAGGCTTGAAAGGTGCGGTTGTTGACTCGAAAGACAGAGTGTATTGCCCAATCTCTGCAGCCTTTTTCTTCCACTGTAAGTCGTGTTCGCCGAACCAGAGAGGCAGACAGACGTACGTGTCTGGCTGTTTGGCTGCTTTTGGAGCTCAAAGGAACTAACAGCGACACTAAGACTTTGTAGTCCTAATCCGATAAGCCCCGTGGATCCACGACCCCCCGCTTGTGTTCCACGCAAACTTTAGCTGCGTCGAATACCAACTTTCTCCCTGTCAACACTCGCTCCTCTCACCTTCACACCAACCCGTTTTCCATCCCGGACACGGTATCCAGACAGCAACCATGGAAGGCTCTC is drawn from Podospora pseudocomata strain CBS 415.72m chromosome 1 map unlocalized CBS415.72m_1, whole genome shotgun sequence and contains these coding sequences:
- the LEU4 gene encoding 2-isopropylmalate synthase (Alpha-isopropylmalate synthase) (Alpha-IPM synthetase) (COG:E; EggNog:ENOG503NVRE); protein product: MPMLKDPSKKYKRFQPLNLPDRQWPDKVIEKAPRWLATDLRDGNQSLVDPMQNGDQKWRYFQMLTELGYKEIEVSFPSASQTDFDFTRRLIETPGAVPDDVWLQVLSPCREDLIRRTVDSLKGAKKAIVHIYLATSECFRRVIFGFSEDESVVLASKCAALVRSLTKDDPSQSGTEWAFEFSPETFSDTSPEFVVRICEAVKEAWGPTKENPIIFNLPATVEMSTPNVYADQIEYFCRNISEREKICVSLHPHNDRGCAVAAAELAQMAGADRVEGCLFGNGERTGNVDLVTLALNLYTQGVTPNIDFSDLQKVIKTVEECNKIEVHPRAPYGGSLVVCAFSGSHQDAIKKGFQIREKEGKEYDDHWQIPYLPLDPKDIGRDYQAVIRVNSQSGKGGAAWVIQQNLHLDLPRGLQVAFAKVVQAMAEQKGRELLPTEITDLFRETYHLDKNSRFNIVDYNINPDRSASPAPPAPGKTQDTKNLMRVFEGVILIDGKEYKLRGRGNGPISSAANALRTIGIDLDVQDYKEHAVGRGREVKAATFIECVAPGVEEKVWGVGIHEDVVQSSLIALLSAASNFASSRHGSPIIPKQTLTNGGLQVPDMQSLEHKAE